The stretch of DNA atatggaaaaataaaacaattgaaggggtcagaagatgacaactttacagggtgcatgtagttataatataatttaagcagtaaaataaaataaaacctatataaataaaatggacctacagaataataaggtgtaatttttacctaagcgtgcactgcgtagaatcggaagccccaaaagttacaaaatggttttttctccccccccccccccccccattttgccccacaaattgaaaataaatgatttttatttatgtatgtatttttttttatctacaaaaCTGAATAGATGGATGAGTTTTGTATTTTCATGCTCCATACTGTAGAACTATATCGTGGGAATTATGCATTTGTCACAATTTGGGGTACTTGTAGGGATGGCTATGGCACAAGTCAAAATTGGCTCTTTCCTTAACACCTCAAGGAcactgatttttcatttttgcacttttgtttttttttcctcctctccttttgtggggtgaaattgaagagAATTCTGGGGCTTCTATGCAGTgcagataatgtgtaatttaatctttattctgtagggccatatgattagtgataccaaatttatataggttttattttactactttttttttttttttttaaagggtacctctcatcaaataaacttttgatgtattttagattaatgaatgttgaataactttccaatagcatgttaatgaaaaatatgcttctttctattgtatttttcccgatcagtcccatcagcaagcatttctgactcatgctggagtcctaaacactcagagctgccagcctgctttgttcacagccaaacaggctgtgaacaaagcaggctggcagctctgagtgttctcctttgtgaacaaagcagactggcagctcgtagtgtttaggactccagcatgagtctgaaatgcttgctgccaggactggtagggagacccctagtggtcatttcttcaaagtggaaaattaaatagaaagaagcatattttttaataacatgcaattgtaaagttattctgcatacatgaatctataatatatcaaaagtttttttgatgagaggtaccctttaagcagattactattaaaattgtcctcttctgacctctattacacttttttttttctatttatggaGCTGTCAAGAGGCCtaattttgcactgtgatctgtagttcctttcagtaccatttttgtttgatgggactttctgatcatgttttagtgtttattttttttcttgtatatgaagtgaccaaaaatcagcaatcgtTTACTTTGGTATGTTTTTACGTGTAcggcattgaccgtgcagttttattaacgttatatttaatagtttggacacttCCGAATGCAGAAATACCGcatactttttttgtttgttttcatttaaattatttctagaaaaggaggggggggggggtgatataaacTTATCTAAACTTAGCTTATTAGAACTTACATTTCTTCActtatattttttgtttacattttaatCACTATCTTTCTAATGCATACCCTGGACACTgctctgccatagcacagcatcagTCAGTGATATTGgttctccattactacaggctgttgaGGCTGCCTGAAGTATTGGAGAACTGATCAGACAAGATGAAGCGCATTAAGGGACCTCtacctgtcctctcagctgattgggaccccacAATATTGTGACACTTGGTTCTGATCAGCTCCTTGAGCTAACCTGCAAAGTGTTTTCCCAATTTAGATGCCTTTACACTGGCAACGAAAGGGTTAAAGCCAGGCATAGGCCCTGGATGCTGAAAGCAACCAGAAACCACTGGGTATGAAGGATGCTCAGCTTCAGAGTGCACCTCATACTACAGAAGAGGACTCAGGACTTATCATATGTAACAGGGTTAAGATGTCATCACAAAATAACCTGTTAAATGAATTTTTTGTTCTTCCATTTTAATGTATATTCTAGAACAATCCTAAAATGTTGCAGTTGCCATGATAAGCTGACACTCCCTGTTTTGTACAGATCTCTTTCCAGCAGTTTCCTTCTTATCACGGACtaaattacagtgaaaggtgacaataGTGTATTTGGAAGACAAGATCTTCACAATGCTCAGATCAGGCTCCAGCTTCCTGTGGAATGACCTTTGCACAggccacagagcatgcctagaaccctctcccatagaattgAATAGGGTCAGCTCCAGACCACTGCTaatgtccatgggtcctgctgtaaagtaAAGCCTATCTCTTAATACTATAATAaagagctcaggcaagatggctgttcctataataatgtacaaaagatgacaaaaaaatagaaacagattatatATAAATACCATGTTTTAAATATAGGAGCATATTTCAGGCTTGTTGTCTGACAATTTTTGGCTCAGGAGTTCAACACTTTTCCAACCAATTTCTTTTCTTTCCAGAATTTCAGAAGATTGCGATGGCCACTGCGATTGGTTTTGCAATTATGGGATTTATCGGCTTCTTTGTCAAGCTAATCCATATTCCCATCAACAACATTATTGTGTAAGTTATGCTTTTTCACCTTTTAGAAGTTGCATATATTATATAAAGTTACAGGACACCAGTAAAATGAATTTTTGTCAATGTGACTATTGATGGTATCATAAATGTGTGATTGGTGAAGGTCTTTAATCTGTGCTACCCTCTGACCCTGGAAACAGGCGTGCCTGGTCCCATAGTTATAACACCGCATAGACCATGTATGTGTTCATTTCTACAAAGTGCTGTCCAGCTTCCCCTGCATTCAAGTCTTAACTGAGTGTTGCCTTAATCCCATGTCCACCATCCAGAACACAGATAACCTGCCGCACAAACGAGTGGATCCAGAAGAAGcagtttaaaaaaatcttacttctGCTGAATTGTCCATGCATACACAGACATGTTTCTTGCTCCTAGGCACCCTTGATCATGGCTGTCATTATTAAGGGTGCCTAGGTGCCAGAAATATGTCAGTGTTCCAGCTACTTTGCAATCTTCTGTATGCATGGAcaattcagttaaaggggtactccggtggaaacattttttgtttttttctttaagtccactggtgccagaaagttaaacagatttgtaaactacttctattaaaaaatcgtaatccttccagcacttatcagctgctgtataatacagaggaagttcttttctttttgaatttcctttctgtctgaccacagttctcttctgacacctctgtccattttaggaactgtccagagcaggaacaattcctcatagcaaacctccccttcccccggaaagttcctaaaatgtacagcggtgtcagcagagagcactgtggtcagacagaaaggaaaaaaaaaaaaaaaaaaagaacttcctgtggagcatacagcagctaagtactggaagcattaatatttttaaatagaagtaatttatgaatcttataacaaaaatatttacccaaaacctcaaggaaagtgtatacattttttttagaattaatggaacagaccgtgcttcaattaacagttgtatttattaaaaatcacaataataccgtatataatcgagtataagccgaccccaatataagccgaggcccctaatttcaccccaaaatcccaggaaacgttattgactcgagtataagcctagggtgggaaatacatcatccccccccccctgtcatcatcatcaccgcctgtcatcatccccttgtcatcatcccacgccccccttcatcatccccttatcatcccacacaccccttcatcatccccttgtaatcatccccttgtcatcatcccacaccccccttcatcatccccttgtaatcatccccttgtcatcatcccacacccccccttcatcatcctcttgtcatcatccccctgtcatcatccccttgtcatctctctgccctcagtggtcttcaacctgcggacctccagaggtttcaaaactacaactcccagcaagcccgggcagccatcggctgtctgggcttgctgggagttgtagttttgaaacctctggaggtccgcaggttgaagaccactgagggtggagagttcactcgagtataagccgaggggggtgttttcagcatgaaaaatcgtgctgaaaaactctgcttatactcaagtatatacggtaataataacaagatcccctcacagggccctatggggggatctaacaatgtaataaaaattatctaaaataaTTTCTGATGCCATTAATAGGTTATACTGTGCGTTCACTTAATAGATATCATATAGATATATCCGACAATAAATAATTCACTGTAGAATGATGAAAGGTAACAGTTAGTATATAGCAATGTTGCAGAGCTATTTTCCAATGAAGATGGATGGCAATTAATATAAAACAATGTTGCAATATTGTCCTGTAATAAGGGAGATATAGCAGAGTTGCGGTATCCTCTGAACAGATAATGTTATTAGTCCCAGCAGAGTATATGAAGAAT from Hyla sarda isolate aHylSar1 chromosome 5, aHylSar1.hap1, whole genome shotgun sequence encodes:
- the SEC61G gene encoding protein transport protein Sec61 subunit gamma, which produces MDQVMQFVEPSRQFVKDSIRLVKRCTKPDRKEFQKIAMATAIGFAIMGFIGFFVKLIHIPINNIIVGS